GGTGCAACTCGGGGAATTGCTCGGCCAGGTATTCGACGATGGCCAGGCTGTCCCAGATCGTGATTTCACCGGCCAGCAGCACTGGCACCCGGCCGCACGCCGAGTAGCTGCAGATGCGGTTGGCGGTGTCGGGCTGGTCGAGTTCAATGCGCACTTCCTGGAACGGGATGCCGAACGCGGTCATCGCCACCCATGGCCGCATCGACCACGACGACAGGTTCTTGTTGCCGATGACGAGGGTGAGGCCGGGCGAACGGGCGGCAGCCAGAGCGTTGGACAGGCTGGGATCGAGTTGGGTGGTCTGCATGATGGTTTAAATGGATGAATAATCTGGTCGCCGCCGGTTCAGCGGGCGAAGGTCGCTTCCTGCTCTTCCTGCAGGGTGTAGCCCTTGGGCGTGACCACGCCGATGCGCGCCTTGAGCGACTGCGGCCGCCCCTCGAACAGCGCGGCGTAGTAATTGGCGTTGGACATCACGTTCTTGACGTAGGTGCGCGTCTCAAAAAAGGGAATCGATTCGATGAACACGGCCGACTCCATCGGCTTGTCCAGCGACGCGCGCCAGGTGCGCGAGCGTCCCGGGCCGGCGTTGTAGGCGGCGGTGGCCAGCACCTGCGAGCCGTCCATATTCCCGAGCACCATGTTCAGGTAGTTCGTGCCCAGCATGATGTTGGTCTTGACGTCGGAGAGCATGTCCTGCGCGAAGTCGGTCAGGCCCAGCTTTTTCGCCACCCAGCGGCCGGTGGACGGCATCACCTGCATCAGGCCCGACGCGCCCGCGTGCGACTGCGCGTCCATGATGAAGCGCGACTCTTGCCGGATCAGGCCATACACCCACGCCTTGTCCAGGCCCAGGGTCTTGGTGGCCGGGTGCATGATGTCGTCGTGCGGCGACGGGAAGCGCTGGGTGTAATCGACCAGCACCCGGGTGCGGTCCGACGTGTTGACCATGCGGTCGAGGATGTGGTTCTGGCGCGCGTATTCGGCGGCAGCCAGGTGTTCGCGTTCGCTCAGGCCGCGCAGGCCCCAGTTCCACTCGCGCGTGCCTTCGAAGCGCAGGCGCATGCTGAAAAATTTCAGCGCGCGCTGGAAGTTGGGATTGGCGGCAATCGGGGCGATTTCGGCGGCGGTGATCGGTGCGCCCGGCGGCGGAATAGCGACCAGGCGGCCGGTTTCCTCGCGCGCCAGCTGGCCATAGAAATTGGGCTGGTCGGCGATGCTGTTGAACAGCCGCAGCGCCTCGCCCGACGGCGGGCTGGTGTCGCTGCCGTCGGCCATCAGGGCGCGGCCCTTCCAGTAGATCCAGGTGGGATCTTCGCGCAGGATGGCCGGCATGGCGTCGATATTCTTGTGTACCTGGCGCCAGTCGCCGTTGCGCAGCGCGATGCGCGTGCTCCACTGGGCCTGGTCGATCGACAGCGGCGCGCCGTCGGCACGCTTCCAGTAACCGGTGGTGTCGTCCGACAGCGAGTACGACGATTGCAGCGCAATTGCCGCCCAGGCGGCGCGCTGCTCCTGCGCTGTCAGCCTGGACGCGGCCTTGTTGAGCGCCAGCGTGGCCAGCTTGATGCTGGTCTTGGCCAGGCGGCCCACGGCAACGATGAAGATTTCATGTTCGGTGCGCCCGTTACCCGGCCCCTTGGCCACGGCCACTGCGGGCAGATCGATCGCCTGCACCACTTTTTTATCGGGCCCGCCGAGCAGGGCGACGATGCGCCGCGCCTGGCCGGTGGAATTGAACTCGCCGGACAGGCGCAATTGCGTGTACAGGTCGTCGGCGTCGAACTGGCGGGCCTGGTACAGGGTGCCGATCAGGCCCGCGCACGGTTCGCCGTAGCCGTTGGGGGAAATCAGCAGCGCGCGCGCCTCGCTGGCGACGTTCTGGCCCTTGATCGCGCGCGATTGCAGCGCATAGCATTTGAGCTGGGTATCGTCGTTGAGGACGAACAGCGGCAGTTGTTCGTCGAAGGTAGTCCAGTCGCGGGTGCGGCCCAGCTCGAGCAGCCAGTCGTTGCGCAGCCGGTCGACAATGGCCTGGCCCTGGTAGCGCTGCATGAAGCCGCGAATTTCCGCCTGCGAAGCGTCGCGCAGGCGCGCTTTGAGCCGATAATAGTCGACGTACGACGGAATCGAATAATTGGCCAGGCGCGCGGCGTAGAAATCGACCTTGGACGTCTCGTCCTTGCGCACGGCGTCGCGCATGAGCAGGAAGGCATCGTCCTCGCGCCGGGTTTCAGCGCCGATATCCTCGGATTGGGCAGAGGCGGTGACAGCCACCATGGCGATAACGGCGCCGGCGATCCATTTCGAAACGGAAATCAATGTGCAACTCTCTATTAGTCTTGAACCTGTCTTGAACCTGAGTAGAACCAACCATGACCAGCGACCCTAGAATACCACGCAGCGAGAGCGAAGCAATAGCCCCGTCCGCACCGGGCAAGGCAGAATTAAGGCAGCAACTGCTGGCCGCGCGGCGCGCCTTCGATGCGGCGTCGCGGGCGCAGTGGGACCGGGACATCGGCCGCCAGGTGGTGGCATGGTGGCAAGCGGCGCAACCAGCCACATTGGGCGTGTACTGGCCGCTGCGCGGCGAGCCCGATCTGTCGGCCGCTTACGCGGAGCTGGAACGCCTGGGGGCGCGGCTGCTGCTGCCGGTGGTGGTCGCCCGCGACGCGGCGCTGGAATTTGCCGACTGGCGCCTCGGCGAGGCGATGGTCAAGGATGGCATGGGCGTGGCGGTGCCGGCCGATTTGCGCTTGCGTGCGTATCCGGCGGCGTTGCTGGTGCCGTGCCTGGGGTTTAATGCGGGGGGGTACCGGCTCGGGTATGGCGGAGGATTTTATGACCGCACGCTGGCGCGGGTGCCACGGCCGGTGACGGTGGGGATTGCCTATTCGGCGTTGCAGGTGGGGTTTGCGGCGGACTTGCACGATGTGGCGCTGGACCGGATGATCACCGAACCAGCGCCACGCTGACAGTTATACCAGCCGCTGCCACAGCGCCGTGGTCGGCGCCGCCTGGTTCATGCTGTAAAAATGCAGTCCCGGCGCACCGCCGGCCAGCAGGCGCTCGCCCAGCTGCGTCACCACGTCGAGCCCGAATGCCTTGATCGAGGCCGAGTCGTCGCCGAAGCTGGCCAGCTTCAGGCGTACCCAGCGCGGAATCTCGGCGCCGCACATGTCCGAAAAGCGCATCAGCTGCGTGTAGTTCAGAATCGGCATAATGCCCGGCACGATCGGCACATCGATGCCCAGCTTGCGGGTCTGCTCGACGAACTGGAAGTACGCGTCCGCATTGTAAAAATACTGGGTGATCGCGGCGTCGGCGCCGGCCTTGATCTTGCGTTCGAACGCCAGCAGGTCGTCCTGCGGCGATTTCGCCTGCGGGTGCACCTCGGGATAGGCTGCCACTTCGATGCGGAACCAGTCGCCGGTTTCCTGGCGGATGAACTCGACCAGCTCATTGGCGTAACGGAATTCGCCTGCCCCGCCGTAGCCGCTCGGCAGGTCGCCGCGCAGCGCCACGATGCGGCGGATGTTGTGCGACTTGAACTCGGCCAGGATGGCGCGGATCGAGTCACGCGAACCGCCCACGCACGACAAATGCGGCGCGGCGTCTTCACCGGCGGCCAGGATTTCCACCACCGTGTCGAGCGTGCCGCGCTGGGTGCTGCCGCCGGCGCCGAAGGTCACGGAAAAATATTTGGGTTTCAGTTCGGACAGCTTGGCGCGCGTGGCGCGCAGCTTGTCCGCTCCTTCTGCCGTCTTGGGCGGAAAGAATTCAATACTGAAATTATGATTAGCCATCTGCGTTCTTCAAAAGTAAGGTAGACAGGGCCCAGGAAATAATGCTGTACAACAGCGCGCCACCGACGGCCGACATGAAGCTGTCAACGCTAAAGCCGGGCACGAATTGCGCCGCCAGCCAGAACGAAAAGCCATTGATGATGAAGATAAACAGGCCCAGCGACACCACGGTCACGGGCAATGTCAGGATCAGCAGCACGGGGCGGATCAGCGTATTGACCAGGGCCAGTACGAGCGCGGCAAAGAGGG
This is a stretch of genomic DNA from Duganella zoogloeoides. It encodes these proteins:
- a CDS encoding lytic transglycosylase domain-containing protein, giving the protein MISVSKWIAGAVIAMVAVTASAQSEDIGAETRREDDAFLLMRDAVRKDETSKVDFYAARLANYSIPSYVDYYRLKARLRDASQAEIRGFMQRYQGQAIVDRLRNDWLLELGRTRDWTTFDEQLPLFVLNDDTQLKCYALQSRAIKGQNVASEARALLISPNGYGEPCAGLIGTLYQARQFDADDLYTQLRLSGEFNSTGQARRIVALLGGPDKKVVQAIDLPAVAVAKGPGNGRTEHEIFIVAVGRLAKTSIKLATLALNKAASRLTAQEQRAAWAAIALQSSYSLSDDTTGYWKRADGAPLSIDQAQWSTRIALRNGDWRQVHKNIDAMPAILREDPTWIYWKGRALMADGSDTSPPSGEALRLFNSIADQPNFYGQLAREETGRLVAIPPPGAPITAAEIAPIAANPNFQRALKFFSMRLRFEGTREWNWGLRGLSEREHLAAAEYARQNHILDRMVNTSDRTRVLVDYTQRFPSPHDDIMHPATKTLGLDKAWVYGLIRQESRFIMDAQSHAGASGLMQVMPSTGRWVAKKLGLTDFAQDMLSDVKTNIMLGTNYLNMVLGNMDGSQVLATAAYNAGPGRSRTWRASLDKPMESAVFIESIPFFETRTYVKNVMSNANYYAALFEGRPQSLKARIGVVTPKGYTLQEEQEATFAR
- the metF gene encoding methylenetetrahydrofolate reductase [NAD(P)H]; its protein translation is MANHNFSIEFFPPKTAEGADKLRATRAKLSELKPKYFSVTFGAGGSTQRGTLDTVVEILAAGEDAAPHLSCVGGSRDSIRAILAEFKSHNIRRIVALRGDLPSGYGGAGEFRYANELVEFIRQETGDWFRIEVAAYPEVHPQAKSPQDDLLAFERKIKAGADAAITQYFYNADAYFQFVEQTRKLGIDVPIVPGIMPILNYTQLMRFSDMCGAEIPRWVRLKLASFGDDSASIKAFGLDVVTQLGERLLAGGAPGLHFYSMNQAAPTTALWQRLV
- a CDS encoding phage holin family protein, giving the protein MRLVLTWLINAVALLAIPYLMHSVNVTSISAALFAALVLALVNTLIRPVLLILTLPVTVVSLGLFIFIINGFSFWLAAQFVPGFSVDSFMSAVGGALLYSIISWALSTLLLKNADG
- a CDS encoding 5-formyltetrahydrofolate cyclo-ligase, which translates into the protein MTSDPRIPRSESEAIAPSAPGKAELRQQLLAARRAFDAASRAQWDRDIGRQVVAWWQAAQPATLGVYWPLRGEPDLSAAYAELERLGARLLLPVVVARDAALEFADWRLGEAMVKDGMGVAVPADLRLRAYPAALLVPCLGFNAGGYRLGYGGGFYDRTLARVPRPVTVGIAYSALQVGFAADLHDVALDRMITEPAPR